In a genomic window of Wyeomyia smithii strain HCP4-BCI-WySm-NY-G18 chromosome 1, ASM2978416v1, whole genome shotgun sequence:
- the LOC129718323 gene encoding uncharacterized protein LOC129718323 isoform X2, translating to MARKPRHFYFMQHWRDTKYTKKAKTSCGKKASGSRFLTTDTNKIDTTHILKGNDPRIENCSHDTIDCMEITGNDENDNSFDGPGDENASSINSEADQSSVELEKGTVDRENCDESIEHQIRQLYSKYSKEIIHYAEYIETKNIADINRGTLAKSIKTLGNNAVITLSANEDGAAAYKSTNKKPVYPLFLVVNNLPPKIRFNKNNLILASLWFNSGKPNMALFHKKIIIELQKLRNGMSVGTKLYNVVLLHCSLDSVARCELLCSKQFNGRYGCTMCLHPGELVNNQIRYPYQKAKLRQDVDTRKIMFEIQEPKSSQILHGIKGLSVLVGVPDFNIIDGLPVDYMHMALLGVTRTIWELLMENPGDSKNQPYYIGNKKKIIESRLLSIRLPSSFPRRPRRVEEYKKFKASEWETILLHILYPCLSDLLPKSYLNHIMLFATTIFQLLEFSIQEDTLTACEKNLIKFVKDFEKLYGKSYLLYNIHLSLHLVNSDRNLGALWNFSLFPYENGNGMLIGYHTSNNHPVLQLATKFFWIKLFITRVYQLALQFTNGQRDYGIHQQNTFNLILP from the exons ATGGCTCGGAAGCCGCGTCATTTCTACTTTATGCAGCATTGGCGCGatacaaaatacacaaaaaag GCAAAAACGTCGTGCGGGAAGAAAGCTTCCGGTAGCCGATTTCTAACAACAGATACGAATAAAATTGATACAACACATATACTAAAAGGTAACGACCCGCGAATTGAAAACTGCTCCCATGATACAATTGACTGCATGGAAATAACTGGTAATGACGAAAATGACAATTCCTTCGATGGTCCTGGAGATGAAAATGCATCTTCCATTAATTCAGAAGCTGATCAGTCCTCAGTTGAACTTGAAAAG GGTACTGTTGACAGAGAAAATTGTGACGAATCT ATAGAGCATCAAATACGCCAGCTATACTCAAAATATTCCAAAGAAATTATACACTACGCAGAATACATCGAAACTAAGAACATAGCTGATATCAACCGAGGCACGTTGGCAAAATCTATAAAGACACTCGGAAATAACGCGGTCATAACGCTTTCGGCAAATGAAGATGGCGCTGCCGCGTATAAAAGTACAAATAAAAAGCCAGTGTATCCGTTATTTCTGGTTGTTAACAACCTACCTCCGAAGATCCGATTCAACAAAAATAATCTAATATTAGCCAGTCTATGGTTCAATAGCGGCAAACCAAACATGGctctttttcataaaaaaattataattgaactgCAAAAGTTGCGAAACGGAATGTCAGTTGGAACAAAGTTATACAATGTAGTTCTTCTGCATTGCAGCCTAGATTCTGTTGCTAGATGTGAGCTGTTGTGCTCAAAACAGTTTAACGGGAGATACGGCTGCACCATGTGTTTGCATCCAGGAGAATTGGtcaataatcaaattcgatatcCTTATCAGAAGGCTAAGTTGAGGCAAGATGTTGACACGCGAAAGATTATGTTCGAAATTCAAGAGCCGAAATCATCACAAATTTTGCATGGAATAAAGGGACTGAGTGTGTTAGTGGGAGTTCCAGACTTCAACATAATTGATGGGTTACCTGTGGATTACATGCATATGGCGCTATTAGGTGTTACAAGGACTATATGGGAGTTACTGATGGAGAACCCAGGCGATAGTAAAAATCAGCCTTATTACAttggaaataagaaaaaaataatagaaagtagACTTTTGTCCATCCGACTACCAAGTAGCTTTCCCCGAAGACCACGAAGAGTGGAAGAGTACAAAAAGTTCAAGGCATCAGAATGGGAGACAATTTTACTACATATTTTGTACCCGTGCTTATCGGATTTGTTACCAAAATCATATTTAAACCATATAATGTTATTTGCCACCACTATCTTTCAATTATTAGAATTCAGTATTCAGGAAGACACCTTAACAGcgtgtgaaaaaaatttaataaaatttgtCAAGGATTTCGAAAAACTGTACGGAAAATCATATTTGCTGTACAATATTCACCTTTCTTTACATTTAGTCAACTCTGATCGGAATTTAG GTGCGTTGTGGAATTTTTCGCTCTTCCCTTATGAAAATGGCAACGGAATGTTAATAGGTTATCATACATCAAATAACCATCCAGTGCTTCAATTGGCAACCAAatttttttggataaaattgTTCATCACACGTGTGTACCAATTAGCTCTCCAATTCACCAATGGACAGAGAGATTATGGAATTCACCAGCAAAACACATTCAATTTGATCCTTCCTTAA
- the LOC129718323 gene encoding uncharacterized protein LOC129718323 isoform X7 — protein sequence MALFHKKIIIELQKLRNGMSVGTKLYNVVLLHCSLDSVARCELLCSKQFNGRYGCTMCLHPGELVNNQIRYPYQKAKLRQDVDTRKIMFEIQEPKSSQILHGIKGLSVLVGVPDFNIIDGLPVDYMHMALLGVTRTIWELLMENPGDSKNQPYYIGNKKKIIESRLLSIRLPSSFPRRPRRVEEYKKFKASEWETILLHILYPCLSDLLPKSYLNHIMLFATTIFQLLEFSIQEDTLTACEKNLIKFVKDFEKLYGKSYLLYNIHLSLHLVNSDRNLGALWNFSLFPYENGNGMLIGYHTSNNHPVLQLATKFFWIKLFITRVYQLALQFTNGQRDYGIHQQNTFNLILP from the exons ATGGctctttttcataaaaaaattataattgaactgCAAAAGTTGCGAAACGGAATGTCAGTTGGAACAAAGTTATACAATGTAGTTCTTCTGCATTGCAGCCTAGATTCTGTTGCTAGATGTGAGCTGTTGTGCTCAAAACAGTTTAACGGGAGATACGGCTGCACCATGTGTTTGCATCCAGGAGAATTGGtcaataatcaaattcgatatcCTTATCAGAAGGCTAAGTTGAGGCAAGATGTTGACACGCGAAAGATTATGTTCGAAATTCAAGAGCCGAAATCATCACAAATTTTGCATGGAATAAAGGGACTGAGTGTGTTAGTGGGAGTTCCAGACTTCAACATAATTGATGGGTTACCTGTGGATTACATGCATATGGCGCTATTAGGTGTTACAAGGACTATATGGGAGTTACTGATGGAGAACCCAGGCGATAGTAAAAATCAGCCTTATTACAttggaaataagaaaaaaataatagaaagtagACTTTTGTCCATCCGACTACCAAGTAGCTTTCCCCGAAGACCACGAAGAGTGGAAGAGTACAAAAAGTTCAAGGCATCAGAATGGGAGACAATTTTACTACATATTTTGTACCCGTGCTTATCGGATTTGTTACCAAAATCATATTTAAACCATATAATGTTATTTGCCACCACTATCTTTCAATTATTAGAATTCAGTATTCAGGAAGACACCTTAACAGcgtgtgaaaaaaatttaataaaatttgtCAAGGATTTCGAAAAACTGTACGGAAAATCATATTTGCTGTACAATATTCACCTTTCTTTACATTTAGTCAACTCTGATCGGAATTTAG GTGCGTTGTGGAATTTTTCGCTCTTCCCTTATGAAAATGGCAACGGAATGTTAATAGGTTATCATACATCAAATAACCATCCAGTGCTTCAATTGGCAACCAAatttttttggataaaattgTTCATCACACGTGTGTACCAATTAGCTCTCCAATTCACCAATGGACAGAGAGATTATGGAATTCACCAGCAAAACACATTCAATTTGATCCTTCCTTAA
- the LOC129718323 gene encoding uncharacterized protein LOC129718323 isoform X6, which translates to MSKDFFIMFQIEHQIRQLYSKYSKEIIHYAEYIETKNIADINRGTLAKSIKTLGNNAVITLSANEDGAAAYKSTNKKPVYPLFLVVNNLPPKIRFNKNNLILASLWFNSGKPNMALFHKKIIIELQKLRNGMSVGTKLYNVVLLHCSLDSVARCELLCSKQFNGRYGCTMCLHPGELVNNQIRYPYQKAKLRQDVDTRKIMFEIQEPKSSQILHGIKGLSVLVGVPDFNIIDGLPVDYMHMALLGVTRTIWELLMENPGDSKNQPYYIGNKKKIIESRLLSIRLPSSFPRRPRRVEEYKKFKASEWETILLHILYPCLSDLLPKSYLNHIMLFATTIFQLLEFSIQEDTLTACEKNLIKFVKDFEKLYGKSYLLYNIHLSLHLVNSDRNLGALWNFSLFPYENGNGMLIGYHTSNNHPVLQLATKFFWIKLFITRVYQLALQFTNGQRDYGIHQQNTFNLILP; encoded by the exons ATGTCAAAAGACTTTTTCATCATGTTTCAGATAGAGCATCAAATACGCCAGCTATACTCAAAATATTCCAAAGAAATTATACACTACGCAGAATACATCGAAACTAAGAACATAGCTGATATCAACCGAGGCACGTTGGCAAAATCTATAAAGACACTCGGAAATAACGCGGTCATAACGCTTTCGGCAAATGAAGATGGCGCTGCCGCGTATAAAAGTACAAATAAAAAGCCAGTGTATCCGTTATTTCTGGTTGTTAACAACCTACCTCCGAAGATCCGATTCAACAAAAATAATCTAATATTAGCCAGTCTATGGTTCAATAGCGGCAAACCAAACATGGctctttttcataaaaaaattataattgaactgCAAAAGTTGCGAAACGGAATGTCAGTTGGAACAAAGTTATACAATGTAGTTCTTCTGCATTGCAGCCTAGATTCTGTTGCTAGATGTGAGCTGTTGTGCTCAAAACAGTTTAACGGGAGATACGGCTGCACCATGTGTTTGCATCCAGGAGAATTGGtcaataatcaaattcgatatcCTTATCAGAAGGCTAAGTTGAGGCAAGATGTTGACACGCGAAAGATTATGTTCGAAATTCAAGAGCCGAAATCATCACAAATTTTGCATGGAATAAAGGGACTGAGTGTGTTAGTGGGAGTTCCAGACTTCAACATAATTGATGGGTTACCTGTGGATTACATGCATATGGCGCTATTAGGTGTTACAAGGACTATATGGGAGTTACTGATGGAGAACCCAGGCGATAGTAAAAATCAGCCTTATTACAttggaaataagaaaaaaataatagaaagtagACTTTTGTCCATCCGACTACCAAGTAGCTTTCCCCGAAGACCACGAAGAGTGGAAGAGTACAAAAAGTTCAAGGCATCAGAATGGGAGACAATTTTACTACATATTTTGTACCCGTGCTTATCGGATTTGTTACCAAAATCATATTTAAACCATATAATGTTATTTGCCACCACTATCTTTCAATTATTAGAATTCAGTATTCAGGAAGACACCTTAACAGcgtgtgaaaaaaatttaataaaatttgtCAAGGATTTCGAAAAACTGTACGGAAAATCATATTTGCTGTACAATATTCACCTTTCTTTACATTTAGTCAACTCTGATCGGAATTTAG GTGCGTTGTGGAATTTTTCGCTCTTCCCTTATGAAAATGGCAACGGAATGTTAATAGGTTATCATACATCAAATAACCATCCAGTGCTTCAATTGGCAACCAAatttttttggataaaattgTTCATCACACGTGTGTACCAATTAGCTCTCCAATTCACCAATGGACAGAGAGATTATGGAATTCACCAGCAAAACACATTCAATTTGATCCTTCCTTAA
- the LOC129718323 gene encoding uncharacterized protein LOC129718323 isoform X3: MILHFYIKHKLTQNALEDLLSMLNALAKRTPFSQSFTLFAKQFPDPYKMERNYFCVNCQFGFDGKPESDLKCPVENCGSMSKDFFIMFQIEHQIRQLYSKYSKEIIHYAEYIETKNIADINRGTLAKSIKTLGNNAVITLSANEDGAAAYKSTNKKPVYPLFLVVNNLPPKIRFNKNNLILASLWFNSGKPNMALFHKKIIIELQKLRNGMSVGTKLYNVVLLHCSLDSVARCELLCSKQFNGRYGCTMCLHPGELVNNQIRYPYQKAKLRQDVDTRKIMFEIQEPKSSQILHGIKGLSVLVGVPDFNIIDGLPVDYMHMALLGVTRTIWELLMENPGDSKNQPYYIGNKKKIIESRLLSIRLPSSFPRRPRRVEEYKKFKASEWETILLHILYPCLSDLLPKSYLNHIMLFATTIFQLLEFSIQEDTLTACEKNLIKFVKDFEKLYGKSYLLYNIHLSLHLVNSDRNLGALWNFSLFPYENGNGMLIGYHTSNNHPVLQLATKFFWIKLFITRVYQLALQFTNGQRDYGIHQQNTFNLILP; this comes from the exons ATGATACTTCATTTTTACATTAAGCATAAACTCACCCAGAATGCTTTAGAGGATTTATTGAGCATGCTCAACGCATTGGCAAAACGAACACCGTTTTCACAATCTTTCACATTGTTTGCAAAACAGTTTCCGGATCCGTACAAAATggaaagaaactatttttgtgtAAATTGTCAGTTCGG GTTCGACGGAAAACCAGAATCTGACTTGAAATGCCCTGTGGAAAATTGTGGCTCTATGTCAAAAGACTTTTTCATCATGTTTCAGATAGAGCATCAAATACGCCAGCTATACTCAAAATATTCCAAAGAAATTATACACTACGCAGAATACATCGAAACTAAGAACATAGCTGATATCAACCGAGGCACGTTGGCAAAATCTATAAAGACACTCGGAAATAACGCGGTCATAACGCTTTCGGCAAATGAAGATGGCGCTGCCGCGTATAAAAGTACAAATAAAAAGCCAGTGTATCCGTTATTTCTGGTTGTTAACAACCTACCTCCGAAGATCCGATTCAACAAAAATAATCTAATATTAGCCAGTCTATGGTTCAATAGCGGCAAACCAAACATGGctctttttcataaaaaaattataattgaactgCAAAAGTTGCGAAACGGAATGTCAGTTGGAACAAAGTTATACAATGTAGTTCTTCTGCATTGCAGCCTAGATTCTGTTGCTAGATGTGAGCTGTTGTGCTCAAAACAGTTTAACGGGAGATACGGCTGCACCATGTGTTTGCATCCAGGAGAATTGGtcaataatcaaattcgatatcCTTATCAGAAGGCTAAGTTGAGGCAAGATGTTGACACGCGAAAGATTATGTTCGAAATTCAAGAGCCGAAATCATCACAAATTTTGCATGGAATAAAGGGACTGAGTGTGTTAGTGGGAGTTCCAGACTTCAACATAATTGATGGGTTACCTGTGGATTACATGCATATGGCGCTATTAGGTGTTACAAGGACTATATGGGAGTTACTGATGGAGAACCCAGGCGATAGTAAAAATCAGCCTTATTACAttggaaataagaaaaaaataatagaaagtagACTTTTGTCCATCCGACTACCAAGTAGCTTTCCCCGAAGACCACGAAGAGTGGAAGAGTACAAAAAGTTCAAGGCATCAGAATGGGAGACAATTTTACTACATATTTTGTACCCGTGCTTATCGGATTTGTTACCAAAATCATATTTAAACCATATAATGTTATTTGCCACCACTATCTTTCAATTATTAGAATTCAGTATTCAGGAAGACACCTTAACAGcgtgtgaaaaaaatttaataaaatttgtCAAGGATTTCGAAAAACTGTACGGAAAATCATATTTGCTGTACAATATTCACCTTTCTTTACATTTAGTCAACTCTGATCGGAATTTAG GTGCGTTGTGGAATTTTTCGCTCTTCCCTTATGAAAATGGCAACGGAATGTTAATAGGTTATCATACATCAAATAACCATCCAGTGCTTCAATTGGCAACCAAatttttttggataaaattgTTCATCACACGTGTGTACCAATTAGCTCTCCAATTCACCAATGGACAGAGAGATTATGGAATTCACCAGCAAAACACATTCAATTTGATCCTTCCTTAA
- the LOC129718323 gene encoding uncharacterized protein LOC129718323 isoform X1, with product MARKPRHFYFMQHWRDTKYTKKAKTSCGKKASGSRFLTTDTNKIDTTHILKGNDPRIENCSHDTIDCMEITGNDENDNSFDGPGDENASSINSEADQSSVELEKGTVDRENCDESVSGDKMDDQLKSTNENEHSFVEFANNLHLNDILFMILHFYIKHKLTQNALEDLLSMLNALAKRTPFSQSFTLFAKQFPDPYKMERNYFCVNCQFGFDGKPESDLKCPVENCGSMSKDFFIMFQIEHQIRQLYSKYSKEIIHYAEYIETKNIADINRGTLAKSIKTLGNNAVITLSANEDGAAAYKSTNKKPVYPLFLVVNNLPPKIRFNKNNLILASLWFNSGKPNMALFHKKIIIELQKLRNGMSVGTKLYNVVLLHCSLDSVARCELLCSKQFNGRYGCTMCLHPGELVNNQIRYPYQKAKLRQDVDTRKIMFEIQEPKSSQILHGIKGLSVLVGVPDFNIIDGLPVDYMHMALLGVTRTIWELLMENPGDSKNQPYYIGNKKKIIESRLLSIRLPSSFPRRPRRVEEYKKFKASEWETILLHILYPCLSDLLPKSYLNHIMLFATTIFQLLEFSIQEDTLTACEKNLIKFVKDFEKLYGKSYLLYNIHLSLHLVNSDRNLGALWNFSLFPYENGNGMLIGYHTSNNHPVLQLATKFFWIKLFITRVYQLALQFTNGQRDYGIHQQNTFNLILP from the exons ATGGCTCGGAAGCCGCGTCATTTCTACTTTATGCAGCATTGGCGCGatacaaaatacacaaaaaag GCAAAAACGTCGTGCGGGAAGAAAGCTTCCGGTAGCCGATTTCTAACAACAGATACGAATAAAATTGATACAACACATATACTAAAAGGTAACGACCCGCGAATTGAAAACTGCTCCCATGATACAATTGACTGCATGGAAATAACTGGTAATGACGAAAATGACAATTCCTTCGATGGTCCTGGAGATGAAAATGCATCTTCCATTAATTCAGAAGCTGATCAGTCCTCAGTTGAACTTGAAAAG GGTACTGTTGACAGAGAAAATTGTGACGAATCTGTAAGTGGTGATAAGATGGATGATCAGCTAAAGAGTACTAAT GAAAATGAACACAGTTTTGTAGAATTCGCCAACAATTTGCATCTAAACGATATTCTCTTCATGATACTTCATTTTTACATTAAGCATAAACTCACCCAGAATGCTTTAGAGGATTTATTGAGCATGCTCAACGCATTGGCAAAACGAACACCGTTTTCACAATCTTTCACATTGTTTGCAAAACAGTTTCCGGATCCGTACAAAATggaaagaaactatttttgtgtAAATTGTCAGTTCGG GTTCGACGGAAAACCAGAATCTGACTTGAAATGCCCTGTGGAAAATTGTGGCTCTATGTCAAAAGACTTTTTCATCATGTTTCAGATAGAGCATCAAATACGCCAGCTATACTCAAAATATTCCAAAGAAATTATACACTACGCAGAATACATCGAAACTAAGAACATAGCTGATATCAACCGAGGCACGTTGGCAAAATCTATAAAGACACTCGGAAATAACGCGGTCATAACGCTTTCGGCAAATGAAGATGGCGCTGCCGCGTATAAAAGTACAAATAAAAAGCCAGTGTATCCGTTATTTCTGGTTGTTAACAACCTACCTCCGAAGATCCGATTCAACAAAAATAATCTAATATTAGCCAGTCTATGGTTCAATAGCGGCAAACCAAACATGGctctttttcataaaaaaattataattgaactgCAAAAGTTGCGAAACGGAATGTCAGTTGGAACAAAGTTATACAATGTAGTTCTTCTGCATTGCAGCCTAGATTCTGTTGCTAGATGTGAGCTGTTGTGCTCAAAACAGTTTAACGGGAGATACGGCTGCACCATGTGTTTGCATCCAGGAGAATTGGtcaataatcaaattcgatatcCTTATCAGAAGGCTAAGTTGAGGCAAGATGTTGACACGCGAAAGATTATGTTCGAAATTCAAGAGCCGAAATCATCACAAATTTTGCATGGAATAAAGGGACTGAGTGTGTTAGTGGGAGTTCCAGACTTCAACATAATTGATGGGTTACCTGTGGATTACATGCATATGGCGCTATTAGGTGTTACAAGGACTATATGGGAGTTACTGATGGAGAACCCAGGCGATAGTAAAAATCAGCCTTATTACAttggaaataagaaaaaaataatagaaagtagACTTTTGTCCATCCGACTACCAAGTAGCTTTCCCCGAAGACCACGAAGAGTGGAAGAGTACAAAAAGTTCAAGGCATCAGAATGGGAGACAATTTTACTACATATTTTGTACCCGTGCTTATCGGATTTGTTACCAAAATCATATTTAAACCATATAATGTTATTTGCCACCACTATCTTTCAATTATTAGAATTCAGTATTCAGGAAGACACCTTAACAGcgtgtgaaaaaaatttaataaaatttgtCAAGGATTTCGAAAAACTGTACGGAAAATCATATTTGCTGTACAATATTCACCTTTCTTTACATTTAGTCAACTCTGATCGGAATTTAG GTGCGTTGTGGAATTTTTCGCTCTTCCCTTATGAAAATGGCAACGGAATGTTAATAGGTTATCATACATCAAATAACCATCCAGTGCTTCAATTGGCAACCAAatttttttggataaaattgTTCATCACACGTGTGTACCAATTAGCTCTCCAATTCACCAATGGACAGAGAGATTATGGAATTCACCAGCAAAACACATTCAATTTGATCCTTCCTTAA
- the LOC129718323 gene encoding uncharacterized protein LOC129718323 isoform X4 — protein sequence MFDGKPESDLKCPVENCGSMSKDFFIMFQIEHQIRQLYSKYSKEIIHYAEYIETKNIADINRGTLAKSIKTLGNNAVITLSANEDGAAAYKSTNKKPVYPLFLVVNNLPPKIRFNKNNLILASLWFNSGKPNMALFHKKIIIELQKLRNGMSVGTKLYNVVLLHCSLDSVARCELLCSKQFNGRYGCTMCLHPGELVNNQIRYPYQKAKLRQDVDTRKIMFEIQEPKSSQILHGIKGLSVLVGVPDFNIIDGLPVDYMHMALLGVTRTIWELLMENPGDSKNQPYYIGNKKKIIESRLLSIRLPSSFPRRPRRVEEYKKFKASEWETILLHILYPCLSDLLPKSYLNHIMLFATTIFQLLEFSIQEDTLTACEKNLIKFVKDFEKLYGKSYLLYNIHLSLHLVNSDRNLGALWNFSLFPYENGNGMLIGYHTSNNHPVLQLATKFFWIKLFITRVYQLALQFTNGQRDYGIHQQNTFNLILP from the exons AT GTTCGACGGAAAACCAGAATCTGACTTGAAATGCCCTGTGGAAAATTGTGGCTCTATGTCAAAAGACTTTTTCATCATGTTTCAGATAGAGCATCAAATACGCCAGCTATACTCAAAATATTCCAAAGAAATTATACACTACGCAGAATACATCGAAACTAAGAACATAGCTGATATCAACCGAGGCACGTTGGCAAAATCTATAAAGACACTCGGAAATAACGCGGTCATAACGCTTTCGGCAAATGAAGATGGCGCTGCCGCGTATAAAAGTACAAATAAAAAGCCAGTGTATCCGTTATTTCTGGTTGTTAACAACCTACCTCCGAAGATCCGATTCAACAAAAATAATCTAATATTAGCCAGTCTATGGTTCAATAGCGGCAAACCAAACATGGctctttttcataaaaaaattataattgaactgCAAAAGTTGCGAAACGGAATGTCAGTTGGAACAAAGTTATACAATGTAGTTCTTCTGCATTGCAGCCTAGATTCTGTTGCTAGATGTGAGCTGTTGTGCTCAAAACAGTTTAACGGGAGATACGGCTGCACCATGTGTTTGCATCCAGGAGAATTGGtcaataatcaaattcgatatcCTTATCAGAAGGCTAAGTTGAGGCAAGATGTTGACACGCGAAAGATTATGTTCGAAATTCAAGAGCCGAAATCATCACAAATTTTGCATGGAATAAAGGGACTGAGTGTGTTAGTGGGAGTTCCAGACTTCAACATAATTGATGGGTTACCTGTGGATTACATGCATATGGCGCTATTAGGTGTTACAAGGACTATATGGGAGTTACTGATGGAGAACCCAGGCGATAGTAAAAATCAGCCTTATTACAttggaaataagaaaaaaataatagaaagtagACTTTTGTCCATCCGACTACCAAGTAGCTTTCCCCGAAGACCACGAAGAGTGGAAGAGTACAAAAAGTTCAAGGCATCAGAATGGGAGACAATTTTACTACATATTTTGTACCCGTGCTTATCGGATTTGTTACCAAAATCATATTTAAACCATATAATGTTATTTGCCACCACTATCTTTCAATTATTAGAATTCAGTATTCAGGAAGACACCTTAACAGcgtgtgaaaaaaatttaataaaatttgtCAAGGATTTCGAAAAACTGTACGGAAAATCATATTTGCTGTACAATATTCACCTTTCTTTACATTTAGTCAACTCTGATCGGAATTTAG GTGCGTTGTGGAATTTTTCGCTCTTCCCTTATGAAAATGGCAACGGAATGTTAATAGGTTATCATACATCAAATAACCATCCAGTGCTTCAATTGGCAACCAAatttttttggataaaattgTTCATCACACGTGTGTACCAATTAGCTCTCCAATTCACCAATGGACAGAGAGATTATGGAATTCACCAGCAAAACACATTCAATTTGATCCTTCCTTAA
- the LOC129718323 gene encoding uncharacterized protein LOC129718323 isoform X9, with product MARKPRHFYFMQHWRDTKYTKKAKTSCGKKASGSRFLTTDTNKIDTTHILKGNDPRIENCSHDTIDCMEITGNDENDNSFDGPGDENASSINSEADQSSVELEKGTVDRENCDESVSGDKMDDQLKSTNENEHSFVEFANNLHLNDILFMILHFYIKHKLTQNALEDLLSMLNALAKRTPFSQSFTLFAKQFPDPYKMERNYFCVNCQFG from the exons ATGGCTCGGAAGCCGCGTCATTTCTACTTTATGCAGCATTGGCGCGatacaaaatacacaaaaaag GCAAAAACGTCGTGCGGGAAGAAAGCTTCCGGTAGCCGATTTCTAACAACAGATACGAATAAAATTGATACAACACATATACTAAAAGGTAACGACCCGCGAATTGAAAACTGCTCCCATGATACAATTGACTGCATGGAAATAACTGGTAATGACGAAAATGACAATTCCTTCGATGGTCCTGGAGATGAAAATGCATCTTCCATTAATTCAGAAGCTGATCAGTCCTCAGTTGAACTTGAAAAG GGTACTGTTGACAGAGAAAATTGTGACGAATCTGTAAGTGGTGATAAGATGGATGATCAGCTAAAGAGTACTAAT GAAAATGAACACAGTTTTGTAGAATTCGCCAACAATTTGCATCTAAACGATATTCTCTTCATGATACTTCATTTTTACATTAAGCATAAACTCACCCAGAATGCTTTAGAGGATTTATTGAGCATGCTCAACGCATTGGCAAAACGAACACCGTTTTCACAATCTTTCACATTGTTTGCAAAACAGTTTCCGGATCCGTACAAAATggaaagaaactatttttgtgtAAATTGTCAGTTCGG ATAG
- the LOC129718323 gene encoding uncharacterized protein LOC129718323 isoform X8 produces the protein MARKPRHFYFMQHWRDTKYTKKAKTSCGKKASGSRFLTTDTNKIDTTHILKGNDPRIENCSHDTIDCMEITGNDENDNSFDGPGDENASSINSEADQSSVELEKGTVDRENCDESVSGDKMDDQLKSTNENEHSFVEFANNLHLNDILFMILHFYIKHKLTQNALEDLLSMLNALAKRTPFSQSFTLFAKQFPDPYKMERNYFCVNCQFGDDYRNFI, from the exons ATGGCTCGGAAGCCGCGTCATTTCTACTTTATGCAGCATTGGCGCGatacaaaatacacaaaaaag GCAAAAACGTCGTGCGGGAAGAAAGCTTCCGGTAGCCGATTTCTAACAACAGATACGAATAAAATTGATACAACACATATACTAAAAGGTAACGACCCGCGAATTGAAAACTGCTCCCATGATACAATTGACTGCATGGAAATAACTGGTAATGACGAAAATGACAATTCCTTCGATGGTCCTGGAGATGAAAATGCATCTTCCATTAATTCAGAAGCTGATCAGTCCTCAGTTGAACTTGAAAAG GGTACTGTTGACAGAGAAAATTGTGACGAATCTGTAAGTGGTGATAAGATGGATGATCAGCTAAAGAGTACTAAT GAAAATGAACACAGTTTTGTAGAATTCGCCAACAATTTGCATCTAAACGATATTCTCTTCATGATACTTCATTTTTACATTAAGCATAAACTCACCCAGAATGCTTTAGAGGATTTATTGAGCATGCTCAACGCATTGGCAAAACGAACACCGTTTTCACAATCTTTCACATTGTTTGCAAAACAGTTTCCGGATCCGTACAAAATggaaagaaactatttttgtgtAAATTGTCAGTTCGG tgaTGATTACCGAAACTTTATATAG